Proteins encoded within one genomic window of Eurosta solidaginis isolate ZX-2024a chromosome 1, ASM4086904v1, whole genome shotgun sequence:
- the Sas-6 gene encoding spindle assembly abnormal protein 6 homolog isoform X2 — protein MYAPPDEEHFCNFNHSKNTECILPTMELMVNFRWDSDRIKKPCILCAEKIVCKGLLQLRLTEKNDQRRMYITTVDGGSFSELKQDQSLHVTFTGFIENLARMLQDCRTGKLELALVKNQNCGADYPETYQLQFIEMRSFKNLIHLCLPSRIAHLNVVLFYMSNRLDTVEKRSQAQENELQTLQQEIEMHLRTNEHLKAENSKLRENIVENARNLNQRHSEEIQHLQESLRKSSEQRQKDNERNQQTITALQLQLDKLMADKNTLQMDKMKEQKRVEMLNEEISSSKSQCSALKEQIERLHAEISSMKNTERKNEMHLSDARNHISDLQEKFKRYDKAKADVVAELEAEKKISQTKRKALEMAAEEISKANEIIMKQTQELIKLKKTISWRTEVAIQQEKAIDDKDKLLQLRETELTQARQAVRSLREEIPQQLEAMRKFANSLEQKYSEQIQSLREKLSSDGKENISPHMSTKGFSSNRRK, from the exons ATGTATGCTCCGCCAGACGAAGAACATTTTTGCAATTTCAATCACAGTAAGAATACAGAATGTATTTTACCAACAATGGAACTAATGGTCAACTTTCGATGGGATAGCGACCGTATAAAGAAGCCGTGTATTTTGTGTGCTGAAAAAATCGTCTGTAAAGGATTGCTC CAACTGCGATTGACGGAGAAGAACGATCAACGGCGCATGTACATTACCACAGTGGATGGCGGATCATTTAGTGAATTGAAGCAAGATCAGTCGCTGCATGTGACATTCACGGGTTTCATCGAAAATCTAGCACGAATGCTGCAAGATTGTCGCACAGGAAAACTTGAATTAGCGCTTGTAAAAAATCAAAACTGCGGAGCAGACTATCCAGAGACCTATCAACTACAATTTATAGAAATGCGTAGTTTTAAAAACTTAATTCACTTATGTTTGCCTAGTCGAATTGCACATTTAAATGTCGTATTGTTCTATATGAGCAATAGACTTGATACTGTAGAG AAACGGAGTCAAGCACAAGAGAATGAACTGCAGACTTTGCAACAGGAAATCGAAATGCATTTACGTACGAATGAACACTTAAAGGCGGAAAATAGCAAGCTAAGAGAAAATATAGTGGAGAATGCAAGAAATTTGAATCAGCGCCACTCAGAGGAGATACAACATTTGCAAGAGAGCCTTCGCAAGTCATCCGAACAGAGACAAAAGGATAATGAACGCAACCAACAAACCATTACGGCATTGCAACTGCAATTAGATAAATTGATGGCAGATAAAAACACTTTGCAAATGGATAAAAT GAAAGAACAAAAACGCGTCGAAATGCTTAATGAGGAAATATCAAGCTCAAAATCGCAGTGCTCAGCGTTAAAAGAGCAAATCGAACGCCTCCACGCAGAAATATCATCAATGAAAAATACTGAACGCAAAAATGAAATGCATTTATCTGATGCACGTAATCATATTTCAGATttgcaagaaaaatttaaaagatatgATAAAGCCAAG gctgatgttgttgctgaACTAGAGGCTGAGAAAAAGATTTCACAAACAAAACGAAAAGCGCTCGAAATGGCTGCTGAAGAGATATCGAAAGCCAATGAAATAATTATGAAGCAAACACAagagttaataaaattaaagaaaactaTTAGTTGGCGCACGGAAGTTGCAATACAGCAAGAAAAAGCGATCGACGATAAGGACAAACTTTTACAACTGCGTGAAACGGAATTGACCCAAGCGCGTCAAGCTGTACGAAGTCTGCGTGAAGAAATACCACAGCAACTTGAAGCTATGAGAAAATTTGCCAATTCTTTGGAGCAAAAATATAGCGAAC AGATTCAATCACTGCGTGAAAAATTAAGCTCCGATGGTAAGGAGAACATTTCTCCTCACATGTCCACCAAAGGATTCTCCTCAAACCGACGCAAATGA
- the LOC137238394 gene encoding coiled-coil domain-containing protein 12, with protein sequence MEAGENKLGKLTEESLKRKERIHKLREKAKKSDKDTNSEDAEKLPRPIFRSYKPQNENTEGEVLEQKPSGDIEEAVEGQLELLRQPMIIDEIDIANLAPRKPDWDLKRDVSKKLERLDRRTQKAIAELIRDRLKKNQSDQEIFQAVNVGTANAGEATADVDD encoded by the exons ATGGAAGCCGGCGAAAATAAATTAGGTAAGTTAACCGAGGAATCATTGAAGCGGAAGGAGCGTATACACAAGCTGCGCGAAAAAGCAAAAAAGTCGGACAAAGATACAAATAGTGAGGATGCCGAAAAGTTACCAAG GCCGATTTTTCGAAGCTATAAACCACAAAATGAAAATACCGAAGGAGAAGTTTTGGAACAAAAACCCTCTGGCGATATTGAGGAGGCGGTCGAGGGGCAATTAGAACTATTGCGCCAGCCAATGATTATCGATGAAATTGATATAGCGAATTTAGCACCACGAAAACCAGATTGGGATTTAAAACGTGATGTATCAAAAAAGTTAGAGCGCTTAGACCGACGAACACAAAAGGCAATTGCAGAGTTAATACGTGACAGGCTTAAGAAAAATCAATCCGACCAAGAAATCTTTCAAGCAGTGAACGTTGGCACAGCGAATGCTGGCGAAGCGACAGCCGACGTAGATGATTAG
- the Sas-6 gene encoding spindle assembly abnormal protein 6 homolog isoform X1 — MKMYAPPDEEHFCNFNHSKNTECILPTMELMVNFRWDSDRIKKPCILCAEKIVCKGLLQLRLTEKNDQRRMYITTVDGGSFSELKQDQSLHVTFTGFIENLARMLQDCRTGKLELALVKNQNCGADYPETYQLQFIEMRSFKNLIHLCLPSRIAHLNVVLFYMSNRLDTVEKRSQAQENELQTLQQEIEMHLRTNEHLKAENSKLRENIVENARNLNQRHSEEIQHLQESLRKSSEQRQKDNERNQQTITALQLQLDKLMADKNTLQMDKMKEQKRVEMLNEEISSSKSQCSALKEQIERLHAEISSMKNTERKNEMHLSDARNHISDLQEKFKRYDKAKADVVAELEAEKKISQTKRKALEMAAEEISKANEIIMKQTQELIKLKKTISWRTEVAIQQEKAIDDKDKLLQLRETELTQARQAVRSLREEIPQQLEAMRKFANSLEQKYSEQIQSLREKLSSDGKENISPHMSTKGFSSNRRK; from the exons AAAATGTATGCTCCGCCAGACGAAGAACATTTTTGCAATTTCAATCACAGTAAGAATACAGAATGTATTTTACCAACAATGGAACTAATGGTCAACTTTCGATGGGATAGCGACCGTATAAAGAAGCCGTGTATTTTGTGTGCTGAAAAAATCGTCTGTAAAGGATTGCTC CAACTGCGATTGACGGAGAAGAACGATCAACGGCGCATGTACATTACCACAGTGGATGGCGGATCATTTAGTGAATTGAAGCAAGATCAGTCGCTGCATGTGACATTCACGGGTTTCATCGAAAATCTAGCACGAATGCTGCAAGATTGTCGCACAGGAAAACTTGAATTAGCGCTTGTAAAAAATCAAAACTGCGGAGCAGACTATCCAGAGACCTATCAACTACAATTTATAGAAATGCGTAGTTTTAAAAACTTAATTCACTTATGTTTGCCTAGTCGAATTGCACATTTAAATGTCGTATTGTTCTATATGAGCAATAGACTTGATACTGTAGAG AAACGGAGTCAAGCACAAGAGAATGAACTGCAGACTTTGCAACAGGAAATCGAAATGCATTTACGTACGAATGAACACTTAAAGGCGGAAAATAGCAAGCTAAGAGAAAATATAGTGGAGAATGCAAGAAATTTGAATCAGCGCCACTCAGAGGAGATACAACATTTGCAAGAGAGCCTTCGCAAGTCATCCGAACAGAGACAAAAGGATAATGAACGCAACCAACAAACCATTACGGCATTGCAACTGCAATTAGATAAATTGATGGCAGATAAAAACACTTTGCAAATGGATAAAAT GAAAGAACAAAAACGCGTCGAAATGCTTAATGAGGAAATATCAAGCTCAAAATCGCAGTGCTCAGCGTTAAAAGAGCAAATCGAACGCCTCCACGCAGAAATATCATCAATGAAAAATACTGAACGCAAAAATGAAATGCATTTATCTGATGCACGTAATCATATTTCAGATttgcaagaaaaatttaaaagatatgATAAAGCCAAG gctgatgttgttgctgaACTAGAGGCTGAGAAAAAGATTTCACAAACAAAACGAAAAGCGCTCGAAATGGCTGCTGAAGAGATATCGAAAGCCAATGAAATAATTATGAAGCAAACACAagagttaataaaattaaagaaaactaTTAGTTGGCGCACGGAAGTTGCAATACAGCAAGAAAAAGCGATCGACGATAAGGACAAACTTTTACAACTGCGTGAAACGGAATTGACCCAAGCGCGTCAAGCTGTACGAAGTCTGCGTGAAGAAATACCACAGCAACTTGAAGCTATGAGAAAATTTGCCAATTCTTTGGAGCAAAAATATAGCGAAC AGATTCAATCACTGCGTGAAAAATTAAGCTCCGATGGTAAGGAGAACATTTCTCCTCACATGTCCACCAAAGGATTCTCCTCAAACCGACGCAAATGA